A single genomic interval of Helianthus annuus cultivar XRQ/B chromosome 13, HanXRQr2.0-SUNRISE, whole genome shotgun sequence harbors:
- the LOC110901307 gene encoding ATP-dependent DNA helicase pif1-like: MPYPDTSSLDNFRCRLINEELSYDRTELENVYQGQVNLLTDEQRAVYEEIMNAVDGDNGGVFFVYGYGGTGKTFLWKTLSAAIRSKGEIVLNVASSGIASLLLEGGRTAHSRFHIPLNLNEDSQTKLIIWDEAPMVHKHAFEALDRTMHDIFNISNSSRSDVVFGGKVVVFGGDFRQILPVVPNGGRHEIVNASLCSSYLWSKCKLLTLTRNMRLTVGRPSSEVEEISNFAKWLLDVGEGNVGGSNDGEAIIEIPPELLIDSISDPISSLIDFVYPSILENYNDRNYFSTRAILAPKNEVVHEVNDRLLAVFPGEEKEYLSSDSLCPTEDGNADQQKIYSPDVLNGLKVSGLPNHRLVLKVGVPVMLLRNIDQRNGLCNGTRLKVTKLYSRVIEAEIISGGNIAARTFIPRMNLVPSDKKIPFAFQRRQFPITVCFAMTINKSQGQSLSKVGLYLRQPVFTHGQLYVALSRVTRRDGIKLLILDNEGRPTNKTMNVVYKDIQCIVRMERLEFEMFANEILSRLPTKCVARLRCVSKQWRYELSSHLFAIIHYRRTAKYEIKDAVGIYIDSSNDVKILLLQRRKDDVVPRMYSRNTCEWKTLTFLKGPDYGSSLYWLSSGTLCNNVLYFPSPHYWTPAKRYTIAFDVDSETFSKVSIPQCTDVIGRQSSFFKIRNTLHMFIFGNTPEKKCEAI, from the exons ATGCCTTACCCGGATACTTCATCTTTAGATAACTTTCGCTGCCGATTGATTAACGAAGAGCTTTCTTACGACAGAACAGAGTTAGAAAATGTTTATCAAGGTCAGGTGAATTTGTTAACGGATGAACAACGTGCAGTATATGAAGAAATTATGAACGCAGTTGATGGAGACAATGGAGGAGTATTTTTTGTTTACGGTTATGGCGGGACTGGTAAAACATTTTTATGGAAAACATTGTCTGCTGCAATTAGGTCAAAAGGTGAGATCGTATTAAACGTTGCATCTAGCGGAATTGCATCATTGCTGTTGGAGGGAGGAAGAACGGCGCATTCTAGGTTTCATATACCTTTGAATCTTAATGAGGATTCC CAGACCAAACTTATTATATGGGATGAAGCTCCTATGGTTCATAAACATGCATTTGAGGCTTTGGATAGAACTATGCATGACATTTTCAATATATCTAATTCATCCAGGTCTGATGTTGTATTTGGAGGAAAGGTAGTTGTATTTGGTGGTGATTTTAGGCAAATATTACCTGTTGTTCCAAACGGTGGACGACACGAAATTGTGAATGCCTCATTATGTTCGTCTTATCTGTGGAGTAAGTGTAAGTTGTTGACGTTAACTAGAAACATGAGGTTAACCGTTGGAAGACCATCATCTGAAGTTGAAGAGATCAGTAATTTTGCAAAATGGTTGTTGGACGTTGGTGAAGGAAATGTTGGTGGTTCCAATGATGGAGAAGCAATAATTGAAATACCACCTGAGCTTTTAATTGACAGCATATCTGATCCAATTTCTAGCCTGATTGATTTTGTCTATCCGTCAATCTTGGAGAACTACAATGATCGTAATTACTTTAGTACCAGAGCTATACTTGCGCCTAAGAATGAGGTTGTTCACGAGGTTAACGACAGATTGTTGGCAGTTTTCCCAGGTGAAGAAAAAGAGTATCTTAGTTCTGACAGTCTATGCCCTACTGAAGATGGCAATGCTGATCAGCAAAAAATATACTCACCTGACGTGCTGAATGGTCTTAAAGTGTCTGGTTTACCAAATCATAGGTTAGTGCTTAAAGTTGGTGTTCCAGTAATGTTGTTGCGAAATATTGACCAACGAAATGGTTTGTGTAACGGTACAAGGTTAAAGGTGACAAAACTTTACAGCCGTGTTATTGAAGCTGAGATAATTTCAGGTGGAAATATTGCTGCTCGGACATTCATACCTAGAATGAATTTGGTACCTTCGGACAAAAAGATTCCTTTTGCATTTCAAAGGAGGCAATTTCCAATAACGGTATGTTTTGCGATGACGATTAACAAAAGCCAGGGCCAGTCGCTATCTAAGGTTGGTTTGTACTTAAGACAACCAGTTTTCACACATGGTCAATTGTACGTAGCTTTATCCAGGGTTACAAGACGAGATGGAATCAAGTTACTAATACTTGACAATGAAGGCAGGCCTACAAATAAAACAATGAATGTTGTATACAAAGATATTCAATGTATTGTGAG GATGGAACGTCTTGAATTTGAAATGTTTGCTAACGAAATCCTATCAAGGCTACCAACAAAGTGTGTTGCTCGATTAAGATGTGTTTCCAAACAATGGCGATACGAATTGTCGTCACATTTGTTTGCGATTATTCACTATCGCCGTACCGCTAAATATGAGATC AAAGATGCAGTTGGGATTTATATTGATTCATCTAACGATGTTAAAATATTACTTCTCCAACGTCGTAAGGATGATGTTGTACCGCGTATGTATTCTCGGAACACATGTGAATGGAAAACTCTAACTTTCTTGAAAGGACCGGATTATGGTTCAAGTTTATATTGGTTGTCTTCCGGAACTTTATGcaataatgttttatattttccATCTCCACACTATTGGACGCCTGCTAAAAGGTATACGATTGCTTTTGATGTGGATTCTGAAACTTTCTCGAAGGTTTCCATACCACAATGTACTGATGTTATTGGTCGCCAAAGCAGTTTTTTCAAAATCCGCAACACACTTCATATGTTTATTTTTGGAAACACCCCTGAAAAAAAATGTGAAGCTATTTAA